A portion of the Glycine max cultivar Williams 82 chromosome 10, Glycine_max_v4.0, whole genome shotgun sequence genome contains these proteins:
- the LOC102669043 gene encoding protein MAIN-LIKE 2-like, translating into MVGTRGLGRALGAGRGRGISEDTHEADVPLRRRPTASARKQRVRLREDVTERPEDVPHVSDATPEMTGAADAVQTEGVATDGSLGSPVADESFPGGPRDPSILTDFAEHVAHSIWSGQERPDLKLVSHGRKVDKIGRPAPEIEGLIAGTGLSPLIRCSVITTDPGLISAFVERWHRETSTFHLPVGELTITLDDVASLLHLPITVALHTFEPLVTSDAIGLLTKLLEVSHEEATFETRQAGGPHVRLGWLRDLYQSQCRTRRWVVAARTYLLHLVGCTLFANKSSTHVHVVHLEAFRDQA; encoded by the exons ATGGTTggaacacgaggtttaggtcgtgcgTTAGGAGCTGGTAGAGGTAGAGGCATTAGTGAGGATACGCATGAGGCTGATGTTCCTCTGCGTCGCAGACCTACTGCTTCAGCACGTAAGCAACGGGTTCGTCTGCGTGAGGATGTGACAGAGAGACCTGAGGATGTTCCTCATGTGTCTGATGCCACCCCAGAGATGACAGGCGCTGCCGATGCTGTTCAGACAGAGGGAGTGGCTACTGATGGGAGCTTGGGGTCACCTGTTGCAGATGAGAGTTTCCCCGGTGGACCACGCGACCCATCAATTTTGACCGATTTTGCTGAGCATGTCGCACACAGCATCTGGAGTGGACAG GAACGACCCGATCTGAAGTTGGTCTCCCACGGTAGAAAAGTAGATAAAATTGGGAGACCAGCGCCTGAGATCGAAGGGTTGATTGCTGGCACCGGATTGAGTCCACTGATTAGATGTTCTGTTATCACCACTGATCCTGGACTCATATCCGCCTTTGTCGAGAGGTGGCATCGCGAGACTAGCACGTTCCACCTGCCAGTAGGTGAGTTGACGATCACGTTGGATGATGTAGCGTCACTCCTACACCTTCCTATCACTGTCGCGCTGCATACGTTCGAGCCGCTTGTTACTTCAGACGCCATTGGTCTACTGACGAAGCTTCTTGAGGTCAGTCATGAGGAGGCTACATTTGAGACCCGACAGGCTGGTGGACCTCATGTCCGGTTGGGGTGGCTTCGGGACTTGTATCAGAGCCAGTGCAGGACCAGACGATGGGTTGTAGCAGCCCGCACGTATCTACTTCACTTGGTGGGTTGTACTCTTTTCGCCAACAAGAGTTCAACCCA